The Falco peregrinus isolate bFalPer1 chromosome 12, bFalPer1.pri, whole genome shotgun sequence genome has a segment encoding these proteins:
- the TTC14 gene encoding tetratricopeptide repeat protein 14, with translation MDRELLRQALSYHGPALLSLLRAEQHDNPDFRGLLPPPGTALEPPRGAPPGAWKEDASLDLEIKRFIAKKADLLFAHSWKPNGPLADVIEENEECYAVMPPLERFMEVPREERRELFFQDIERGDIVIGRITSIREFGFFMVLICLGSGLIREISDLEITALCPLRDVPSQSNHGDPLSYYQTGDLIRAAVKDVDRYHEKLTVSLYSSALPPNLSSTKLGVITSDDFPLHYRRSMEVANTAETFEEVLHRSPGFANPSLVEYLAEKLGLSETNPPSLMRSLQMKNFSEEDFAPALRKKQSESWALKCVKAGVEYFKVGRHVEAMNEYNKALEIDPQNVEALVARGALYATKGSLNKAISDFEIALENCPTHRNARKYLCQTLVERGGQLEEEDKLLNAESYYKKALSLDETFQEAEEALTKLRKHMQKSLEMREKQAAKEERQKEKKVETSAEKLRKLLKEEKRLKKKRKVSTSSSSSSSSSSSSSSSSDSSSDVSVSSSSSSSDHKKHRKKRRNRSESARSSKKSSPRASSHYKDQIRKEEWYSPPADTSASFLNQSFEVEKLLERQDSLVCPKTEVKEKDRHCSFSRTSGDDEDTFGGRSEDSRDSYSSSSRTLPGSSKTETYGKTDRLFSSRRGPSGSYHKSDDKPRMHYFRKFERDVEGRKEQFKKHGSGQDRYYMSPSGSDYSGKSVGKHRSYSGTSLREGDKSYRSDRHALSQHKNESESKSRKRRYEETDTTKEPDEEMALNVSNPGQNDTEQTESGVKRNLPQNLVNIFNQIAEFEREKGNKQKKQ, from the exons aTGGACCGGGAGTTGCTGCGGCAGGCGCTGAGCTACCACGGCCCCGcgctgctctccctgctccgCGCCGAGCAGCACGACAACCCCGACTTCCGcgggctgctgccgccgccggggaCTGCCCTGGagccgccccgcggggccccGCCGGGCGCCTG GAAAGAGGATGCGAGCCTGGACCTCGAGATAAAGCGCTTCATCGCCAAAAAAGCCGACCTGCTGTTCGCCCACTCGTGGAAGCCCAACGGGCCGCTGGCCGACGTGATTGAGGAGAATGAAG AGTGTTACGCTGTCATGCCTCCCCTGGAGCGATTCATGGAGGTGCCCAGGGAAGAACgaagagaattattttttcaagacaTCGAACGTGGCGATATCGTGATCGGGAGGATTACATCTATTCGTGAATTTGGCTTCTTCATGGTGTTGATTTGTCTGGGCAGTGGTCTCATACGGGAAATTTCAGATTTAGAAATCACT gcTCTTTGTCCTTTGAGAGATGTGCCTTCTCAAAGCAACCATGGAGATCCTTTATCTTACTATCAAACTGGAGACCTTATTCGAG CTGCAGTCAAGGATGTTGATCGTTACCACGAGAAGCTCACAGTGTCACTTTACAGCTCAGCCCTTCCACCCAATCTTTCCAGTACAAAACTAGGTGTAATTACTTCAGATGACTTCCCATTACATTATAG gCGAAGCATGGAAGTTGCTAATACAGCAGAGACATTTGAAGAGGTTTTGCATCGTTCCCCAGGATTTGCTAATCCATCATTAGTTGAATATTTAGCAGAAAAGCTAGGACTAAGTGAAACAAATCCACCGTCGTTGATGAGAAGTCTTCAAAT gaaaaatttcagtgaagaagaTTTTGCCCCTGCATTGAGGAAAAAGCAGTCTGAATCCTGGGCCTTGAAATG tGTGAAGGCTGGGGTTGAGTATTTTAAGGTTGGGCGTCACGTGGAAGCTATGAATGAGTACAACAAGGCTTTGGAAATCGATCCACAAAATGTTGAAGCTTTGGTAGCACGTGGAGCTCT CTATGCAACAAAAGGAAGTCTGAACAAAGCCATAAGTGATTTTGAAATCGCTTTAGAAAACTGTCCTACCCATAGAAACGCAAGAAAATACCTCTGTCAGACACTTGTGGAAAGAGGCGGGCA GttggaagaggaagacaagctACTAAATGCTGAGAGTTACTATAAAAAAGCCTTAAGTTTGGATGAGACTTTTCAGGAGGCAGAAGAGGCCTTAACGAAACTCCGTAAGCATATGCAG aaatctttggaAATGAGGGAGAAACAAGCTGCCaaagaagagagacagaaagaaaagaaagtagaaaCAAGTGCAGAAAAATTGCGTAAGctcttaaaagaagaaaaaag gttgaagaagaaaaggaaagtatcaacttcctcctcctcctcctcctcctcctcctcctcctcttcctcctcaagTGATTCTTCATCAGATGTAtcagtttcttcctcctcctcttcctctgatcACAAGAAACATAGGAAAAAGCGTCGGAATAGATCAGAGTCTGCCCGCAGCTCCAAAAAAAGCTCACCTAGAGCTTCTTCCCATTATAAAGATCAGATTAGGAAAGAGGAGTGGTATTCGCCTCCGGCTGATacctctgcttcttttcttaaCCAAAGTTTTGAAGTGGAAAAACTGCTGGAAAGGCAGGACAGCTTAGTGTGTCCAAAAACAGAGgtaaaagagaaagacagacacTGTTCTTTTTCAAGGACTTCAGGTGATGATGAAGACACTTTTGGAGGTAGGTCTGAAGATTCAAGAGATTCTTACAGTAGTAGCTCCAGAACTCTGCCAGGTAGTAGCAAAACTGAAACATATGGTAAAACGGATAGATTGTTCTCAAGTCGGAGGGGTCCTTCAGGTTCATATCATAAGTCAGATGACAAACCCAGGATGCATTATTTTAGGAAATTCGAAAGGGATGTagaggggagaaaagagcagTTTAAAAAACACGGCTCAGGTCAAGACAGGTATTACATGTCTCCATCAGGGTCTGACTATTCTGGCAAGTCAGTGGGAAAGCACAGATCATATTCTGGCACCTCCTTACGTGAGGGTGACAAAAGTTACCGTAGTGATAGGCATGCGTTAAGTCagcataaaaatgaaagtgagTCTAAGAGTAGGAAAAGAAGGTATGAGGAGACTGATACAACAAAGGAACCAGATGAGGAAATGGCTTTAAATGTTTCAAACCCAGGGCAAAATGATacagaacaaacagaaagcGGTGTTAAAAGAAACCTGCCCCAGAACTTAGTTAACATATTCAATCAGATAGCTGAGTTTGagagggaaaaaggaaataagcagaagaaacaaTGA
- the CCDC39 gene encoding coiled-coil domain-containing protein 39, producing MGSAGRRPAASVLAELRWDDGYAVPVANAENKALEDELQKVQKEKADLQNELADFEERTKAMASHSKNLRQELSFTQSLYKARENESETEQHFKVLAERQCERLKSEIKQLEDEIVSLREKKNSQENTINKTTKKLENLKQQMNCHEDVLDSWIKESNRKDNDVITIQKYAQQDEGKLGALTLQVEKLTVQANHKRRALDNELTETMTAQIELDKTVEDFRRVHQERQEVIRQWENAVQQMQKRDQQIDHCALLITEIKQEIRKKEIVLKEKNSFLVNETLNNVEYEKKISSAEREAISLQNESQTQDTYRVQLQDQLDALKSTVDRTASDLESLRTQVTNLKKEIQKKQARLSFLNGKNASLSNKLKLVTEETLSSEDKALKMEEILKEEEKIVKEKETEMNQLKELLFKKTQELKVQKDKEKCVLAEIEGSRTSLKNLKSRLHRLDADGLKQQELIYNQDFHIQQVQRRLSRLEGEVNEDEKQVLEAKVAELKKTLEEKKNMYNVLNAQHKKLQSDVHFIKRAMDKTGEETSDVMIKINELNLFNERSDQELKKAKAIKQEMMVEDNLLKLELNRLQDALCNKTEKVLTLEKQKLELKKAIAERTEEIKIHKAMLDSQIRLVDQERQRIRAEFQDRLNKIDKLRCRYEILTVVMMPPEGEEEKTHTYYAIKAAQEKEALQREGDDLNAKICKAEKEIVALENTLCVLNNCNSNYRNSFREVTETNEEYEEKLKLEEEKKAADEKYRYKRRQIKELQENLESMEKDFDVLLKKGALFQEQKKEKAALILQLNKDTEEQKPKLERVIKQCSRLSREIQSLKKTNTETQEGDIDLRELKSFNRTIDKLLADVLEANPDLTTPFQMYFHQSSLELPTITSAGGSQSSRSPSTQSSLASTRSSRSTNSGSGHRPSLTVIDLSLPINTAAEAAAGGSEPPSRASSSSIVNTKKRLK from the exons ATGGGCAgcgccggccgccgccccgccgcctcagTGCTGGCCGAGCTCCGCTGGGACGATGGCTACGCCGTCCCCGTGGCCAACGCGGAGAACAAGGCGCTGGAGGACGAA CTGCAGAAGgtgcaaaaggaaaaggcagaccTGCAAAATGAGTTGGCTGACTTTGAAGAGCGCACAAAAGCGATGGCGTCTCATTCCAAAAACCTAAGACAAGAGTTAAGCTTCACCCAG TCTCTTTACAAAGCTCGAGAGAATGAAAGTGAAACTGAACAGCACTTTAAAGTCCTTGCCGAGAGACAATGCGAACGCCTCAAAAGTGAGATTAAACAACTGGAAGATGAGATAGTTTCCttaagagagaagaaaaacagtcaaGAA AATACTATAAATAAAACCACTAAGAAGTTGGaaaatttaaaacaacagaTGAACTGTCATGAGGATGTTCTGGACAGTTGGATAAAGGAATCAAATCGTAAAGATAATGATGTTATCACAATCCAGAAGTATGCACAACAAGATGAAGGGAAACTAGGA GCATTAACCCTTCAAGTAGAAAAGTTGACCGTGCAAGCAAATCACAAGCGCAGAGCTCTTGATAATGAGCTTACAGAAACCATGACAGCACAG ATAGAGCTTGACAAGACAGTTGAAGATTTTCGCAGAGTACATCAAGAAAGGCAAGAAGTCATAAGGCAGTGGGAGAATGCAGTACAACAGATGCAAAAAAGGGATCAACAGATTGATCATTGTGCTTTG CTAATAACAGAGATAAAACAGGagatcagaaagaaagaaattgtgcTGAAAGAGAAGAATTCCTTTTTGGTAAATGAAACTCTTAACAATGTGGAATatgagaagaaaatttcttctgctgaacGGGAAGCTATCAGCCTCCAAAATGAGTCTCAAACTCAGGATACTTACAGGGTTCAGCTGCAGGATCAG CTGGATGCTTTGAAATCCACTGTGGACAGAACTGCTTCTGATCTAGAGTCTTTGAGAACACAAGTAACCaatctgaagaaagaaatacagaaaaaacaagcCAG GTTAAGCtttcttaatggaaaaaatgcaagtcTTTCCAATAAGCTGAAGCTTGTGACTGAGGAGACACTCAGTTCAGAAGACAAAGCTTTGAAGATGGAAGAAATActcaaggaagaagaaaaaattgtcaAG gaaaaagaaacagaaatgaaccAGTTAAAAGAACTACTTTTCAAGAAGACTCAAGAGTTAAAGGTGCAGAAGGATAAGGAGAAGTGTGTTCTAGCAGAAATTGAGGGAAGTCGAACATCacttaaaaatcttaaaagtcGGCTGCACAGACTTGATGCAGATGGATTAAAACAACAAGAATTGATATATAATCAG gaTTTTCATATTCAGCAAGTTCAGAGACGGCTGTCACGGTTAGAAGGGGAGGTTaatgaagatgaaaaacaaGTTTTGGAAGCCAAAGTTGCTGAACTTAAGAAAACcttagaagaaaagaaaaacatgtacaATGTTTTAAATGCACAGCACAAGAAACTTCAG AGTGATGTCCATTTCATCAAGAGAGCAATGGATAAGACAGGAGAAGAAACAAGTGATGTGATGATCAAGATAAATGAACTAAATCTTTTTAATGAGAGATCAGATCAGGAACTAAAAAAAGCTAAAGCCATTAAGCAG GAGATGATGGTTGAAGATAATCTCTTAAAACTAGAACTGAACCGTCTTCAAGATGCTCTGTGtaataaaacagagaaagttttaacactggaaaaacaaaaactggAGTTAAAGAAAGCCATAGCAGAAAGAACTGAGGAAATTAAGATTCATAAGGCAATGCTGGATTCCCAGATAAGACTCGTGGATCAGGAACGGCAACGTATACG TGCTGAATTTCAAGATCGCCTAAATAAAATTGATAAACTGAGATGCAGGTATGAAATTCTTACTGTTGTCATGATGCCACCTgaaggagaagaggagaaaactcATACCTACTATGCAATTAAG gctgCACAGGAAAAGGAAGCACTACAGCGTGAAGGCGATGATTTAAATGCAAAGatctgcaaagctgaaaaagaaattgtagcTCTGGAAAACACTTTGTGTGTACTCAATAACTGCAACAGCAATTACCGGAACTCCTTCAGGGAAGTCACTGAGACAA ATGAGGAATATGAGGAAAAGTTGAAActagaggaggagaaaaaggctgctgatgaaaaatacagatacaaACGAAGACAGATCAAGGAACTTCAGGAAAATCTTGAG AGCATGGAAAAAGATTTTGATGTATTACTGAAGAAGGGGGCCCTCTTCCAagagcaaaagaaggaaaaagcagctcttattttgcagctgaacaaagacacagaagaacaaaagcCAAAACTAGAAAGGGTAATAAAACAG TGTTCCAGACTATCCAGAGAAATTCAGTCTCTGAAGAAAActaacacagaaacacaggaaggaGACATTGATCTTCGTGAATTGAAAAGCTTCAATAGAACCATCGACAAATTGTTAGCTGATGTTCTAGAAGCAAATCCTGATTTAACTACACCCTTTCAAATGTACTTTCACCAG TCTAGTTTAGAGCTTCCTACAATTACTTCTGCTGGTGGTAGTCAAAGCTCTCGATCACCATCCACACAAAGCTCACTAGCTTCTACGAG aTCCTCCAGAAGCACAAATTCAGGGTCCGGTCACAGGCCGTCGCTGACAGTCATAGATCTGAGCTTGCCCATCAACACCGCTGCAGAAGCGGCTGCTGGCGGTTCAGAGCCACCCAGCAGAGCTAGCAGCTCCAGCAttgtaaacacaaaaaaaagacttaagtaa